Proteins from a genomic interval of Flammeovirgaceae bacterium SG7u.111:
- a CDS encoding DUF1987 domain-containing protein gives MEKFYIDGTQEFIPKIELNPVSNHHEISGESHHEYTWEFFEPIFKWLEEYLTTPGRTIVMDFRMSYFNTASAKAFYEIIESLVDYKKHRYGDITINWYYEEGDLDMLEIGEDYAEDSGADINLIPYPKVHKEENDFEI, from the coding sequence ATGGAAAAATTTTATATTGATGGCACACAGGAATTTATTCCGAAAATAGAGTTAAATCCAGTTTCCAACCACCATGAAATTTCTGGTGAGTCTCACCATGAGTATACTTGGGAGTTTTTTGAACCAATATTTAAATGGTTAGAGGAATATTTGACAACACCAGGTAGAACCATAGTGATGGATTTCAGGATGTCTTACTTCAATACTGCATCAGCGAAGGCGTTTTATGAAATTATTGAGTCCTTGGTAGACTATAAGAAGCACCGTTATGGTGATATCACAATTAACTGGTATTACGAGGAAGGTGACCTGGACATGTTGGAGATAGGAGAAGATTATGCCGAAGATTCCGGTGCAGATATAAACCTGATTCCTTATCCTAAAGTACATAAAGAAGAAAATGATTTTGAAATCTAG